The proteins below come from a single Bryobacter aggregatus MPL3 genomic window:
- a CDS encoding efflux RND transporter permease subunit, which produces MNVSKIFIERPIATTLLMVAIGLFGIIAYRALPVSDLPNVDLPTLLVTAQLPGASPETMASAVATPMEGQFSTIAGLASMTSTNTLGSTQITLEFELNKSLDSAAVDVQAAITQSSRLLPPGMPTPPTFAKVNPADQPILYLALSSDSMPLYTLNEFAETRVAQRISQVTGVAQVAILGAQRYAVHVQMDPYAMASRLVGINEVETALKTWNVNLPTGTINGPQRAFTLQASGQLMNAEAYKTIIVAYRNGSPIRLQELGNIVDGVEDERTASSFCDESGCRRAIVLGIQRQPGTNTIAVTDAIKKLLPQFKADIPPSVEMKIFYDRSDTIRESYADVQFTMLLTLLLIIAVIYIFLRNFSATLIPSLALPFSIVGTFAVMYLCHYSLDNLSMMALILAIGFVVDDAIVMLENIVRHMEMGKPPMQAALEGAAEIGFTIVSMTISLAAVFIPILFMGGVLGRLFQEFSVTICVAILISGVVSVTLTPMLSSRFLRVSHHKSKFYLITERAFDAWLAGYDRSLKFVLRHRPATMVFSLLILVATGWLFVEVPKGFIPDQDTDQMTVITEAQEGTSFQQMMLYQNQIAEMLREDPDVESLVSNIGGTASTSLGGNNYGQIVVHLKPRAERHLLVNDIIARIRPKLAQYPGLKAYPQNPPVVRIGGLVSKSLYQYTLYSPDKEALYAAAEDLTNELSKLHTLEDVTSDLMIRSPQVKIEVDRDKAAAIQVNVNQIENALYDAYGPRWASTIYSPVNEYKVLLELMPQYQSDPKLLSMLYFKASNNNLIPLEALAKVELDNGPLAISHYGQLPAVTVSFGIRPDAALGVALDQVAKVAAEVVPGSVSASFQGAAGAFQGSLGNLWILLAVAIAVVYIVLGILYESFIHPITILSGLPSAGFGALLTLYLFKMDLSIYAFVGLIMLIGIVKKNAIMQIDFALEAEREGMSSDEAIYQGCLVRFRPIMMTTMCALLGAVPIAIGYGAGGEARQPLGLVVVGGLLFSQLVTLYLTPVVYTYLAKVAKKPVHNQNEKDNLPSQQPVPVH; this is translated from the coding sequence ATGAACGTCTCTAAAATCTTTATCGAACGGCCCATCGCGACCACGCTGCTGATGGTGGCCATTGGCCTCTTCGGTATCATTGCCTACCGTGCGCTGCCGGTCAGCGATCTTCCCAACGTCGACCTCCCCACCCTGCTCGTGACCGCGCAATTGCCGGGCGCGAGTCCGGAGACGATGGCATCCGCGGTCGCCACGCCCATGGAAGGCCAGTTCTCGACCATCGCCGGTCTTGCTTCGATGACCAGCACAAACACGCTCGGCTCGACGCAGATCACCCTCGAGTTTGAGTTGAACAAGAGTCTCGACTCGGCTGCTGTAGACGTTCAGGCGGCGATTACACAGTCCTCCCGCTTGCTGCCACCGGGCATGCCGACGCCGCCGACCTTCGCCAAGGTGAATCCCGCCGACCAGCCCATTCTTTACCTGGCGCTGTCTTCGGATTCGATGCCACTCTATACGCTGAATGAGTTTGCCGAGACCCGTGTGGCCCAGCGGATCTCGCAGGTGACCGGCGTCGCCCAAGTTGCGATTCTGGGTGCGCAGCGCTATGCGGTCCACGTGCAGATGGACCCTTATGCGATGGCCTCGCGACTCGTCGGCATCAATGAGGTGGAGACAGCCCTTAAGACCTGGAACGTCAATCTGCCCACCGGTACCATCAATGGCCCGCAACGCGCCTTCACCTTACAGGCGAGTGGCCAGTTGATGAACGCCGAAGCCTACAAGACGATCATCGTTGCCTATCGCAACGGTTCGCCGATTCGGCTCCAGGAGCTTGGCAATATTGTCGATGGCGTCGAAGATGAGCGCACCGCATCGTCGTTCTGCGATGAGAGCGGCTGCCGCCGGGCGATTGTTCTTGGCATCCAACGGCAGCCCGGCACGAACACGATCGCGGTGACCGATGCGATCAAGAAACTGCTCCCGCAATTCAAGGCAGATATCCCACCGTCGGTCGAGATGAAGATCTTCTATGACCGCTCGGATACGATCCGCGAATCTTATGCCGACGTGCAGTTCACCATGCTGCTCACACTGCTGCTGATCATCGCGGTGATCTATATCTTCCTGCGGAATTTCTCGGCAACCTTGATTCCGAGCCTGGCGCTTCCCTTCTCGATCGTCGGCACCTTTGCCGTGATGTACCTTTGCCACTATTCGCTCGACAACCTGTCGATGATGGCGCTGATTCTGGCCATCGGCTTTGTGGTTGATGACGCGATCGTCATGCTCGAGAACATTGTGCGGCACATGGAAATGGGCAAGCCGCCGATGCAGGCCGCGCTCGAAGGAGCCGCCGAGATTGGCTTCACAATTGTTTCGATGACGATTTCGCTCGCCGCCGTGTTTATTCCGATTCTGTTCATGGGCGGCGTGCTTGGCCGCCTGTTCCAGGAGTTCTCGGTCACGATCTGCGTCGCGATTCTCATTTCCGGCGTGGTCTCGGTGACGCTCACTCCGATGCTTTCGAGCCGCTTTCTCCGCGTCTCGCATCACAAGAGCAAGTTCTACCTGATTACTGAAAGAGCCTTCGATGCCTGGCTTGCCGGCTATGACCGCAGTCTGAAGTTTGTTCTGCGGCACCGGCCCGCCACCATGGTGTTCTCGCTGCTGATCCTGGTGGCCACCGGCTGGCTCTTTGTCGAAGTCCCGAAAGGTTTTATTCCCGATCAGGACACTGACCAGATGACCGTCATCACGGAAGCCCAAGAGGGAACCTCCTTCCAGCAGATGATGCTGTACCAGAACCAAATTGCCGAGATGCTCCGGGAAGACCCCGATGTCGAATCGCTGGTCTCCAATATCGGCGGCACGGCTTCCACTTCACTCGGGGGCAATAACTACGGTCAGATCGTGGTCCACTTGAAGCCACGGGCCGAGCGGCATCTGCTTGTGAACGACATCATTGCTCGCATTCGGCCCAAGCTCGCCCAGTACCCCGGGCTCAAGGCCTATCCGCAAAATCCCCCTGTCGTCCGCATCGGTGGACTTGTTTCGAAGAGTCTTTACCAGTACACACTTTATTCTCCGGATAAAGAGGCGCTCTATGCGGCGGCCGAGGACCTGACGAATGAACTGTCCAAGCTCCACACGCTCGAAGATGTGACGAGCGATCTGATGATTCGTTCCCCGCAAGTGAAGATCGAAGTGGATCGCGATAAGGCAGCGGCGATTCAGGTGAACGTGAATCAGATTGAGAACGCTCTTTATGACGCCTATGGCCCACGTTGGGCGTCGACGATCTACTCCCCGGTGAACGAGTACAAGGTGTTGCTCGAATTGATGCCGCAGTACCAGTCGGACCCGAAGCTGCTGTCGATGTTGTACTTCAAGGCGTCCAACAATAATCTGATTCCGCTGGAGGCGCTGGCCAAGGTGGAACTGGACAATGGTCCGCTGGCCATCAGCCACTATGGACAGTTGCCTGCGGTTACCGTGTCCTTCGGGATCAGGCCCGATGCGGCGCTGGGCGTCGCGCTCGATCAGGTGGCTAAGGTGGCGGCTGAAGTAGTGCCGGGCAGTGTATCGGCCAGCTTCCAGGGCGCCGCCGGCGCCTTCCAGGGCTCACTCGGGAATCTCTGGATTCTGCTCGCGGTTGCCATTGCGGTGGTCTACATTGTTCTCGGCATTCTATATGAGAGCTTCATCCACCCGATCACGATTCTCTCGGGGCTGCCCAGTGCCGGGTTTGGTGCGCTACTCACGCTCTACCTGTTCAAGATGGATCTGAGCATTTACGCCTTTGTCGGCTTGATCATGCTCATCGGCATCGTGAAAAAGAACGCGATTATGCAGATCGACTTCGCACTCGAGGCGGAGCGCGAGGGCATGAGTTCCGATGAGGCGATCTATCAGGGTTGCCTGGTCCGCTTCCGCCCGATCATGATGACGACCATGTGCGCGCTGCTCGGTGCGGTGCCCATCGCCATTGGCTATGGAGCTGGTGGCGAAGCGCGGCAGCCGCTCGGCCTTGTCGTTGTCGGCGGTCTGCTCTTCTCGCAGTTGGTCACGCTCTACCTGACCCCAGTGGTTTACACCTATCTGGCGAAGGTGGCCAAGAAGCCTGTGCACAATCAGAACGAAAAAGACAATCTGCCGAGCCAGCAGCCGGTTCCAGTCCACTAG
- a CDS encoding RHS repeat-associated core domain-containing protein: protein MNAATIVTSYSAGTLSVQWGAASDNVNGIGRVRYEVYKGSTYLGETGGTTWTMAAGPGEVFNVGIKAYDGHRNFASVTTKSVSIAPSNSGIWDDSRRVGVHGLGSYWGGMGEQIDTRSMNLNFSLPLLSARARNASVPVGISYNSQNWRYDGAVWQPGGDVGYGFGWRLMVGSISPVWATPTSFSYYLFTDATGAEYKLDVNNSGVWSSKESVYLWYDSNAQRLYFKSGDYWQLDSVSGASEQDAGTRYPTKIYDRHGNYVKIQYKPQIGGGTANTSARIDFIDDIRSTAPNSYQTYRFTYNSDSIPHLTGIANTISTGEAYTFTYSASATLYEPFGSTAKGSFVKLASLTQNGVNLAHSFESNSSGELTKVIYPYGGELRWNYGTQNFASSMRIRVVTSRDFLKVSGATPVNYPFTHPGGDSSLKMHSQTTLSDPGGVGKRIWSFATSNDFKIGLQTVYEEQDNSGGSWLTKSKSESTWAQSASSNTYVSESLSTTDQGQTYQKQSKTTQTIDEYGNLTNSTLYGYNSLSTAMRTTTCVRGGDLNYTTRYLRNLPGGCTVTENGVTIYPQSFDADGYWGNGFTMADLPSGSRLWDDPGHPYRGLVTQFNDGYTLRYASYNKAGQTTGGSDSQGFSQAITYGGSSGSVVPTQMTPNGNSALGTSLSWNGFLGLTQTQSGSGTTASYGYDSYARPSGTTSPDGASTTFYYSNSPAFSTATTNGRTTKTYYDGVGRPIKTELYDASGTKSIVETEYDSCACSPMGKLKRSSLPYAPGGTVYWTTYTYDGLGRTLSVAQPNNSGTTTYLYEGNTVKVTSPSGKWKKYEMDAVGRMTLVTEPRPGSGTYTTNYSYNITGKLTGVSMPRDGVTQTRSFTYDTTTQSRLLSATNPENGTVSYVYNADGTAQSKTDAKGIKSEFVYDSYKRVTQTKKSTQSGGTWTEDRCQRVDYKYDEGGGANNGRLTKTRWSWTVDGSNNEVACPVSATDTTLVGFEESYTYNTAGRVMAKTVSYTRKPWSGATYTANLTANWTYNNEGKITSIAYPEHYESQFYGRRQVQHGFDTLGRLNAVDTKLGNIWDNNPAWQSVVSGVSYNAFGAITALTQLGVSETRQYNVLGQMTRMTKGSSIDVEYRFSATANDGKIVSQKNWLTGEDVTYQYDELERLISAATTNNTSWGLSFSYDGFGNRLAQSVTQGTGPVNTVLVNGNTNRISSSGYSYDANGNMTQMPNGGGSMTMNYDYSNRLATATYPSGSEDYKYAPDNRRIWRSNGRTNCQSADNDGNIQSGGGEGQSDQLIFYSPGGQKMGVYCVSYASIPNILVVTAHEENVYFGARLVGKRIYQYGVTTVSAFTSDRLQSKGNGSAFYPYGESKTGAAGDDKEQFATYTRDAGTGLDYADQRWYASGLGRFTTVDPGTSISSHSGRPESWHGYSYASNNPALLYDPKGLLSEDPCEGGYDLLTDVAYGCASHNGGAYFWFSYDPVFTVTGTGTAPVDPTPSPQPGYEPSSFNPAFYDPSHTAPVLLAEDPDPGNDAAPDNGRNCSAGPASAGQYAAATAQVAALTAQFASGLGPTNQTFGPGTSISAVMGQSAGVTEALGAYMFTGQTSGLYTFGASGAYVAGGNPVAQFIGSFRWSISGGVLSVTNTTSLRSLTYDHGPQYQRRSFPVPGGNIRQTIQIGVTCR, encoded by the coding sequence GTGAATGCGGCGACGATTGTTACCAGTTACAGCGCCGGTACTCTCAGTGTGCAGTGGGGTGCAGCCAGCGACAATGTGAATGGCATTGGGAGAGTGCGGTATGAGGTCTACAAGGGGTCCACCTATCTTGGCGAAACCGGCGGCACCACCTGGACCATGGCGGCAGGACCTGGTGAAGTTTTCAATGTTGGCATTAAGGCCTACGATGGCCATCGAAACTTTGCGAGCGTAACGACGAAGTCGGTCTCAATTGCGCCAAGTAACAGCGGGATCTGGGATGATTCCCGGCGTGTGGGTGTCCATGGGTTGGGTAGTTACTGGGGCGGCATGGGCGAGCAGATTGACACGCGCAGCATGAACCTGAACTTTTCCTTGCCTCTGCTGTCGGCGCGAGCCCGCAACGCTTCGGTTCCTGTAGGGATTTCTTATAATTCACAGAACTGGCGTTATGACGGCGCGGTGTGGCAGCCGGGAGGCGATGTTGGCTATGGGTTCGGATGGCGGTTGATGGTGGGAAGCATCTCTCCCGTGTGGGCGACTCCTACTTCCTTTTCTTATTATTTATTTACTGATGCTACTGGTGCAGAATACAAACTCGATGTCAACAATAGCGGGGTCTGGAGTTCCAAGGAAAGCGTTTATCTTTGGTATGACTCGAACGCGCAGAGGCTCTATTTCAAGAGCGGCGACTATTGGCAACTGGACAGCGTCAGCGGTGCGTCGGAACAAGATGCCGGCACTCGCTATCCCACGAAAATCTATGACCGTCATGGCAACTACGTCAAGATCCAGTACAAACCGCAGATCGGTGGCGGTACGGCAAACACCAGCGCCCGTATTGATTTCATCGATGATATTCGGTCCACCGCTCCCAATAGCTATCAGACCTATCGATTTACTTATAATAGCGATTCGATTCCGCATCTCACTGGGATCGCCAATACGATCTCTACGGGCGAGGCTTATACCTTTACTTACTCCGCCTCCGCTACCTTATATGAACCGTTCGGGAGTACCGCCAAGGGTTCTTTTGTCAAGCTTGCTTCATTGACGCAGAATGGTGTGAATCTGGCTCATAGCTTTGAATCGAATAGCTCCGGCGAATTGACGAAGGTGATTTATCCCTATGGTGGCGAACTACGCTGGAACTATGGAACACAGAATTTTGCGAGCTCGATGCGGATTCGTGTGGTGACGAGCCGGGACTTTCTGAAGGTGTCGGGTGCGACGCCGGTGAACTATCCCTTCACGCATCCGGGCGGAGATTCCAGCCTGAAGATGCATTCTCAGACAACGCTGAGTGACCCGGGCGGCGTGGGCAAGCGCATTTGGAGCTTTGCCACCAGCAACGACTTTAAGATTGGCTTGCAGACCGTTTATGAGGAGCAGGATAATTCCGGCGGAAGCTGGCTGACGAAATCGAAGAGCGAGTCAACTTGGGCGCAATCGGCAAGCTCGAACACCTATGTGAGCGAGAGCCTTTCTACTACGGATCAGGGCCAGACTTACCAGAAGCAATCAAAAACAACACAGACCATTGATGAGTATGGGAATCTAACCAATTCGACTCTTTACGGGTATAACAGCTTGTCGACTGCGATGCGCACCACTACCTGTGTTCGAGGCGGTGATCTCAACTATACAACGCGCTACTTGCGGAACTTGCCGGGCGGCTGTACCGTGACGGAGAATGGCGTAACAATCTATCCCCAGTCATTTGACGCCGATGGCTATTGGGGGAACGGATTTACGATGGCGGATCTTCCCTCCGGCTCCCGGCTTTGGGATGACCCTGGCCACCCTTATCGCGGATTGGTAACTCAATTCAACGACGGGTACACGCTTCGTTATGCATCGTATAACAAAGCGGGGCAGACGACTGGCGGGTCAGATAGTCAGGGATTCTCCCAGGCAATTACGTATGGTGGCAGCTCTGGAAGTGTTGTACCGACACAGATGACTCCGAACGGCAACAGCGCCTTGGGAACATCTCTCTCCTGGAATGGATTTCTCGGGCTGACGCAAACACAGAGCGGAAGCGGAACCACTGCTAGCTATGGGTATGATTCTTACGCTCGGCCCTCCGGGACGACGAGTCCGGACGGCGCTAGTACCACATTCTACTACTCGAACAGTCCGGCTTTCAGTACCGCGACAACGAACGGCCGCACGACTAAAACATACTATGACGGTGTGGGCCGGCCGATCAAAACTGAACTGTACGATGCCAGCGGAACAAAATCGATCGTGGAAACCGAGTATGACTCTTGTGCCTGTTCCCCAATGGGCAAGCTGAAGCGCAGTTCCTTGCCCTATGCGCCGGGCGGCACCGTCTACTGGACTACTTATACTTACGATGGATTGGGGCGAACCTTGAGTGTCGCGCAGCCGAACAACTCTGGTACGACGACTTATCTCTATGAAGGAAATACGGTGAAGGTGACGTCGCCGAGCGGGAAGTGGAAGAAGTATGAGATGGATGCGGTGGGCCGGATGACACTGGTGACGGAGCCGCGTCCGGGAAGCGGGACCTACACGACTAATTATAGCTATAACATTACCGGAAAGCTGACTGGAGTGAGTATGCCGCGCGATGGGGTCACGCAGACACGCAGCTTTACTTACGACACCACGACGCAGAGCCGCCTCCTCTCCGCGACGAATCCGGAGAATGGAACGGTCAGCTATGTCTATAATGCCGACGGAACCGCACAGTCCAAGACAGACGCGAAGGGAATCAAAAGTGAATTTGTCTATGACAGTTATAAGCGGGTGACACAAACGAAAAAGTCAACACAGAGTGGCGGAACATGGACTGAAGATCGCTGCCAGCGCGTTGATTATAAGTATGACGAGGGTGGCGGGGCGAACAATGGGCGCTTGACAAAGACCCGTTGGAGTTGGACGGTCGATGGAAGCAACAATGAAGTCGCTTGTCCCGTCTCAGCAACGGACACAACGCTTGTGGGTTTTGAGGAATCCTACACCTATAATACTGCCGGCAGAGTGATGGCAAAGACAGTTTCTTATACGAGAAAACCATGGAGCGGTGCTACCTATACGGCTAATCTCACCGCTAACTGGACCTATAACAATGAGGGTAAGATTACATCGATTGCTTATCCGGAGCATTATGAAAGTCAATTCTACGGACGGCGTCAAGTGCAGCATGGATTCGATACGCTTGGCAGGCTGAATGCGGTCGATACCAAGCTGGGAAATATTTGGGATAACAATCCTGCCTGGCAGTCGGTGGTGTCTGGGGTGAGCTACAACGCGTTTGGAGCGATCACTGCGCTGACACAGCTTGGGGTGAGTGAAACGCGGCAGTATAATGTGCTTGGACAGATGACGCGCATGACGAAGGGCAGCTCTATTGACGTGGAGTATCGGTTCAGTGCAACAGCGAACGATGGAAAGATTGTGTCGCAGAAGAACTGGCTGACGGGCGAGGATGTGACCTATCAATATGACGAGCTCGAAAGGCTCATCAGCGCGGCCACCACCAATAATACTTCGTGGGGTCTCTCGTTTTCTTATGACGGCTTCGGCAACCGACTGGCGCAGAGCGTGACGCAGGGAACGGGGCCGGTGAATACGGTGCTTGTGAACGGCAACACAAATCGAATTTCGTCCAGCGGCTACTCCTACGATGCGAATGGAAACATGACTCAGATGCCCAACGGTGGCGGGTCGATGACCATGAATTACGATTATTCGAACCGGCTGGCAACGGCAACTTATCCGAGCGGAAGCGAAGACTATAAGTATGCGCCGGACAATCGTAGAATCTGGCGCAGTAACGGGCGGACGAACTGTCAATCTGCAGATAATGACGGAAATATTCAGTCTGGAGGCGGTGAAGGACAGAGTGATCAGTTGATCTTCTATTCTCCTGGCGGGCAGAAGATGGGCGTGTATTGTGTGTCCTATGCATCGATTCCAAATATATTGGTGGTTACTGCCCATGAGGAGAACGTGTACTTTGGAGCGCGGCTGGTGGGGAAACGAATCTACCAGTATGGGGTGACGACGGTGAGTGCGTTCACTAGCGACCGACTGCAATCGAAGGGCAATGGGTCGGCCTTCTATCCTTATGGCGAGTCGAAGACCGGAGCAGCCGGGGACGATAAGGAGCAGTTTGCTACTTATACCAGGGATGCTGGGACGGGACTGGACTATGCGGATCAGCGCTGGTATGCGAGTGGGTTGGGGCGGTTTACGACAGTTGATCCTGGTACCTCCATCAGCTCTCACTCCGGTCGACCGGAGAGCTGGCATGGCTATTCTTATGCCTCAAATAACCCGGCCCTGCTTTACGATCCTAAGGGGTTACTATCCGAGGATCCCTGCGAAGGCGGCTACGATCTTTTGACGGATGTTGCCTATGGTTGCGCGTCTCACAATGGAGGGGCTTATTTCTGGTTTAGTTATGATCCCGTATTTACCGTTACGGGGACCGGAACTGCTCCAGTCGATCCAACCCCCAGCCCACAACCGGGTTATGAGCCTTCGTCATTTAATCCCGCCTTCTATGATCCTAGTCATACAGCACCGGTTCTACTCGCAGAGGATCCTGATCCTGGCAATGATGCGGCCCCAGATAATGGCAGGAACTGTTCAGCCGGTCCAGCCAGCGCAGGACAGTATGCTGCGGCGACTGCACAAGTAGCCGCGCTGACCGCACAATTTGCCTCTGGATTAGGGCCGACCAATCAAACCTTTGGCCCAGGTACTTCGATTTCAGCGGTGATGGGTCAATCGGCTGGCGTAACAGAAGCCCTGGGAGCATATATGTTCACTGGACAGACGAGCGGCCTCTACACGTTTGGGGCAAGCGGAGCTTATGTCGCGGGTGGGAATCCTGTGGCACAATTCATCGGCTCTTTCAGGTGGAGCATATCTGGGGGCGTTCTCTCGGTTACAAACACAACTAGCTTGAGGTCTTTGACCTACGATCACGGGCCACAATATCAGCGCAGGTCCTTCCCCGTGCCGGGAGGCAACATACGTCAGACGATCCAAATAGGTGTGACATGCCGCTGA